The genomic interval GAACCCAATAAAAGAAACCTTCTGACTGATAGACTGATGTgttgtaaatgtgattttattgttttgggttcacttctgctttaaatgtctcttctcaagggagaataaattcagttaagctaatctctcctcatagcggagttTCCTCCATTCTACAGTTCCACAATACCATTTGTGTGGTGCCCAAATCTGGACTGCCTATTTCAGATGTGCAAATTGTTGACTGGCAAATTGCAGGCCTCTCTATTTTTCAGTGTTGTTGGTCAAAAGTATCAACACCTTAGATATAAAATCTATATTATATTATCCCGGTTGTGTTGACCTTTTATTTTTGTCACCTTAGGGCAATCCTAAGGTCTCTTTGTAGGTCATTCAATGATTTTGTACATTGTGGTAATAACTTGTCTGAGGCCTACTTGGTGAAGGCTGTATTTGTGCCCGGTTGCCATGACGATGGTTATGCACAATATTTGGCTTTAAGACATGGTTTTCTATAAATCTTGTGCACAGTTAGCCAGGTTTAATTAACTTCATTATTAGAACCTGGCGGTATAAGCTGTCGTGTGTTATATGCTAGGTTACAAAGAGCAAAAGtccaacaacataaaaaaacctaaagtgaGATGAATCTAAGAGACAAACGGCATGATGCAATTTAATGCCGCCTTTCAGgaatctgcaaacaaaaaaacaaaatgacaaaggttaaaaaaatatttaccccaTTAGCACTTTCttactttaaagagaccctgtgaCCAGAATATTTGTCAATTGCAGCCATTCCATGggtttttttaacttatttttactAAGATATTTTATGTATGGTAtttacttgtaaaagcctcccttgtatATTATCAttccattatttattaaacattaacttACAGCgctatataatatgttggtgcttttttaATTACAAACGACAAAATGCTAACCGTGGCGCAGGAGGAGTGTTCTCTGATCtacaaagcttacaatctaagagacataCTGGGATGTGACTTTGGGAGCCCCAACTCAGACCGAAAAAATTGATGCTGCATGGTATTCCCCTTCACTCATACATGAGTGAGCAGgaaagcccgttcgtatctaggagtcgtccgtatgtcggatgtccttaacttgggagGAGCTGGCCCATCGCAGTAAGCAAATGGACActctgagaataaaaaaaagagctaTGATTGGGCTGTGCTTTGTGACCCTCGCTATggagctaaaaaaataattagagatCCAAAATTTGGACCAAAACAATAGAGGGTTATTATTTACATGGAGACACAAATATCAGACACGCATCTAGtgaattgtaagctcctcgggtcagggtcctcgcctcctcctgtgtcaaggTCTGTATAAGTCTGTCGTTTgcaaaccttatttaatgtacagtgctgcagaatatgttggcgctgtataaatactgttaataataagcgtaaatgtattttttttaatactaggcTGGCTTTTATGGCCAAGACGTGGCCTGTGATCAATGATCTCTGCTTTATATAACGGCCCTTTTAATTTTCTATATGCAATTGAAAAAGACTTGGGATTGGTTGCTCTGGCCCCCATTTTGCTATCCAAAGAACAATTTGTTTCCTGTTATTGTAGATGATGATTTTATGTGGTGAAGTCCCTGAATTTTTCTTTTCCCCATTGTAAAGTCTGTAACATGGGAAAGTTGTGTTATTTTGGCTCTAGCTGAGGTCCGGCCAACTGGGAATGAGTATCTCTAAGCTCGGATTGTGACCCTTCAATGTCACGTGACGGGGGTGAATTTTCTGATCGCAGCAGGAAAACCATATGGATATACTTGTGTTCTCTTTGACGAAGCATATTATTGTTGGTTTTAAGTGTTGCTACATATTTGGTactattgttctttattttaggaaatgcatttttaaagcaggcaaaatgtttttcttccactGAACATGGCTGTCGGCACACTGGAATAAAGGTTAAAGCAACTcgttttttttgcaataaatttgcCTGATGCTTGTCTTGATAAAGGGCTCCGGTTTACCCCCAGAACATTTGCATGTTGTGACGCGATTTTAATGCATCTTTACTGCAGGTATCTTTTTAACCTTATTGGGGTGTGCAAATGGCATATCTATAGAGACTGATAATGCCTAGGAATCCCGGCACCTGCAACATGGTTTAGATTTATGCACAGGATGCCTTCTTCAACAAGCATGTTGTTTTATTTCCTGTGCTTTGCttgactttatttttacctgcaacGCAATACAGGTATAAGTGGGATGACTAAATGTTCAGATGGGTTTGTGTTTCAACTGCAGTGGACCTTTTTGGGTATTGATGGCTTGGCAGATAAAATTCTGGAAATAATTCTGCTGATGTGCAGATGTCTCCCGATGTTCAATGTCACCCATGGAACTTTGTATACAATAAAGGATTCCATTCTTGATATTGATACCTGGTGTGTGTATGCTTTCCTTCTGTACCATTACGTCTCCATAACGGCATTATCTAAACTGAAGCTAAGCATTAGTGCTTCTTCCCATTTTTATCCTTCAACCCTTATTTTACTCATGGCCaatacagccaaaaaaaaatattcagcagtAAAGCCTAAAAGTGTTGCAAATTTTAGTTTCTGAGGGTGCCCAGGCACTTCTATACCTAAAACCTCATAAATGTATAATTAGTAGTCTCAAAAAGTCTGGAGATCTCTACCATGCTACtcgctgttctccttgctggaggctctgacaagGGGAAGCAAAGCCCTTCCTATATACAGGATGGCAGCCTCCATACAAACACAGTGCAGGACAAGGTGTGGAAGGGGGAAATCAGCTGCATACTGAGCACATGTAATATTGCCATTATAATAGTCCTAACCGTTGCTTTAAAAGACTTCTTGAATGTTGATGAAAACTTGCTGAGGCTTGGTTGAAGACTCTGTAAAGCGACAGACAACAGATCTGTTTTTATATGTGCAACCTGGAGTcaaaaaaatgcactttgcaaGTTGCCTTTTGTAAACCACTTTTTCTGCACCTCTCTTGTATGGATTGATGTCTATATGTACAAGACAGGCCTAGTCTTACTACAACTGTtcgctgcatttaaaaaaaaacaacaaaaaactgtgTGGCGTTCGCGTTCGTGCGCTTTGCGTTGGTGCAACCCATTGTTCCCAGTACACAACATTGCAAGAAAATTTGCAAATGCTGTTCTTTTATAAGTACATCAATCCTCTGTGGTGTATTGCACTGTAGTAATAATGAATGACAACCCACACATATCTTGTGTTGCTGCACTTTGCATTTAcatggtattttatatataaattttttttctcttgtagttCAGTTTTCAGTAtgttagtatttttttgttttttccccaattGTAATGATTACCTCCAGGGACAGCAAGGGCTGGCAGCATCGGACCAAATCCCCAGAGACACTCGTCATTAAATGACATTTTGGCTACTGGTGCGAATATCTAAGGTTACAAATGTTTAACTGCCAGGATAAACTTGAGGGCAACAATTTATGGCTAGTGAGATGACATGCTGTTTTTTTCGTATCTGAATGCTAAAGGCTATGGGATAGAATAATCTTATTACAGTGCAGTTGATATTATTTGAccaaatttattgtttatttaaagccatcattttgattcttttttttttattgtttggtgaGGGTTCAAACCTGTGTGCCATTTGTATCTCAAAATTACATAATCTCCATaatgcatataaaaatgtatatttctgaaTGCAAGTTTTGGAAGTACCTGAATTTCACTGCAAAGCCCTTTTAGCAGAGATCACATGAATATTGCCTGGGCATTGCTCATGTGACTGCTCATTGGTTTTCAGCATTAGAGCTAGTTGACAAAGGTTGTGGACCCACTTAATAATGCCAGAAGAACTAAAGAAGGTTTGAGGGGggtaatttgtatttgtaatttctATTTGTAATTTAATAGAAATTACAGTTTTATGTCACTGAGAGCTTGTGGTTCATCATAGTAAAATGATTGTTCTTGTCTTGCAGCACACGTCTCTGGATGGGTACCCGGAGCCTCTCGTTCCTCCTACAAAGTCAAGCAGCAGACAGAGCCTACCGCGATGTCGTAACTCCATCGCCTCCACTACCGATGAACAGCCGCATATTGGAAATTACCGCCTGCTGAAAACCATCGGCAAAGGCAACTTTGCCAAGGTGAAATTGGCCAGACATGTTCTCACAGGTAGAGAGGTGAGTACAAAAAGCTTGGAATTATGGGACACAAGATACTGTTACCATACCATTCATTTCACCAAAAGTCTTCCCATTgaattatattgtgttttaaaatactttaggAACATTATTTACCTGTAAAGTGGTTTGTGTATGTATCTGAAATCCTTGACACTCTCTTGCTGGGCTTGGCTCTCTTGGATGTAATGTTAGAAGATGCAGAGCAGTCACTGtatggttttctttctttctgggcATCTACACAATAGGTTATGTTGTAAAAGGGGAGAAGAGCTGGCCCAGCACAGAGTGATAAGGCCCTCTTAGAAAAGGAGAGGGGTATAACGTAAAAGGAGGAAGAGGGCTGAGCTAGTAAATGGACACTCTCTGGAGTAGGTACAGTAGCAAGTTCAAAGGTAAATTGTTAGTCAATATAAATTTATGGAAATTAACTAAaggaagcatttaaaatacttatatttttgtacttttacctgcattttttaaaggttgGTGACAGTTTCTTTTAAGATTCAAGCTGCACTGTAATCTGGGGAAGTTTGCAGCTTGTGAATGAGACAGGACATGGCTTTGAGTCAGGACAGGGCACCAAGCCAGCATCCCATTCCAAGGCCATTGTTGTCTgggtaatactgtatattatggAGGGTGATTGCACTGTCTCATTCAGTGTTTGAATTACAGCCTTTTAACAATTTCCCAGTACATAGCAAAGAGAACCCAGATGAAGCTAATGCAATAAACAGCTGTTCACAAATGGACTTTATTTTGGTTTGACTTGGCCTTGTGTGTTGGTGGATTTATTGTGGCTGCTCTCAATTCACGAGCTCCTCTGCCAGATTAATGGGATCACGCATAGGGCTAAGTGTACAAAAGCTTCTGAAATGATGGTAGATATAGCAGAAAAGATGCAGTTACATACAGGTAAAGGGTATTTTTATCCGAAAGCTGTCTTtttcctcaactttttttttttttttttttttttaagtttaggttaaaaaaggaaagattttacCTGCCAgttgtttttgttctttgcacCTCTGGTGGTCAGATCCAGGATTTTTGTTGTAATTAGGAACTGCAAAGTGTTGTGGTTGTCACTGGAAGAGAGAAAGAAGTAAAATGATCTATTAGAAAAGTCTATTCATGTGACAGACCAAATTGGGTCACTGTCAATTGGGCCTATCCAGTGTAAAAGGGTCAAACAGATGGCCTTAAATTCCAATGAACCAATTAATGGGGAGCAGGGCTTCCTCCAGTGTCCATCAACATTGTTCCAATGACGAGTCCAACCAAAATATAGGTGCTCTTGTTCTCCAAGATAGATGGATGTCTAGGATGTGTGATGACTGGTTCCTTTACTGAAGATTCTCTTTCTTGAACGTCACCCTTGCGGAAAAATGATGTATAAATGGCACTGCTCTGAAGTTAATTACCATAAGGTTTAGAACTTGcgcagaagaaaaaaaggaggattACTGATATATCTGCAGCATGCTGACAGATTCCAAAGCTTGAACTGTAAAAGAAACATCCTTGTTATTTACATTCAGAACTGTCCACAAGCTTTCCAGGTGAGGTGGATGCAGTCAAGACAGTTTCTTGATGTTCAGAAGCAACCTTAAGGAGCTTGTAGGAACAAATCTTTGAGGAGCCAAAGATATACCCTGAGTAGTTTAAATAAACTAATGGTTGTCCGGGTCTACACAAAATCTTGTTTGATCCAAGAAGATGGGAACGTGTATAGGagcatatactttatatttattggaCAATGCTGGAAAATTACTGACAGGGTACCTGCTACTCGGGAGAATTGATTCCATCCCAACCTTAAACTTTTATAGAGGTATTGAAGGCTTACAGTTCACATACTACAATACCAAATGATCCAATGCCACTTCAGTAGGATGCAAATCCAGGATCCCACCTAGGGATTTCACAGCAAATTAAAAATCCATCATGAATGAATACAATGGAGGGGGTTGCAGATAGGACTCCAATGCTGCTGTAGAGTAGAGATGGGGAGAGGTTATGATCAGCAAAAGCCCCAAAAAACATTGGCCactgtaaaaaatgtgatttcagAAGGAAACAGATACTTCAAAAATACAGTTTGCTCTTTTATGTTGTGAGAGCTCGGTTGGGTGATATTTAGCCATGGCAAGGTGCAGGTTGTCTCttgataaacagaaaaaatatttctataaagtCAATGTCCAATAAAATTTGCAGCTGTAAAAGTATTTGGGATCAGATGCTGGGAGAAACTTTTGGGCCTAACGATCCTCTGTGCTGCATAACGTTATTTTTACACCTTTATGTCTTACTGTACTCTTTAACTTTAGCACTTCTTTTACATCCAATGTAAAGCGGAATTAAACCCTCACTTGTTTAATCACACTCACTTGTTTTATTTCTGTAGTTGTTCCTTTCTGCAAGAATGCCCTGTCTGATCCAAACTTCCACTTTAGTGGACATTTTACCTTGCTTGTTCTACCCTTGAAATCCACTACAGGCCATGCAATACCTGTAAAAGCTTCACCATGATGATGATTTTttgtatatcataatatatatgtgtgtgtataatggcctttttttatttctttaacaggTAGCAGTGAAAATAATTGATAAGACTCAGCTGAATCCTACTAGTCTACAAAAGGTAATGGGGGGTACATTGGTTTAATTTCATTTAAGTGTTATTGGAAAGCTTGTCTGCATCTGAATGTTTAACTCTGCGCTTCAGTGACGTGTTATATAGCTGTTATGTTGTTCTTTTTGAAAGCTACATTTGGATTGGTTCATGGGAGAAAATGAAGTGCAACAGATATTGTTTTTGGAATTGTATAGATGCCTATGATGCACAAAAACTGTTCATTGCAATGTGGGGTATAGGGAAAATTCAGCAAAAGTTACTTTAATAACTCCCAGCAATTTTTTActgctttagtttcactttaaggattctctttttatttttgcctgtagaataaatagtataaaatagtAATAGAAAAGCTAACAGCGTGTCACtgtaaatacacagaaaattgaaaacacacattttaaactatttggaGATGGAATAGTAATTGCTTACAGTTGTAGTGTATTACCAATAGTGATTTATTATGACCACGCATTCCATACTACTAAActgataaaatgaaataaaaatggccAATTAGAGATCTTTGACTTTATCAATTTAGAGAGCTATTGATATGAAAATTTGCTGTTCCTGGTTGACTTGGCAGAGACCAAATCAAGGATGGCTTCTGATCAGTTGAACAAATCTCTGGATGTTATGGATCATGCACAGTAGGGGAGAAAGTGACACTAGTTCATAAAGAATAACTGCAGTTTGCCCTCCCTTCAAGGAATTATACAAAGCAGATGTCGATTGCCACTGGCCCCTGCCACCCTGTTGGCAGGATTGAGTCTTCCTCTTTGGCAGTAGTCCTGCCTAATGATGAATTCCATTAACTCCTCCAGCACTGTCAGAACTTCTGTTACTCCTGGAAAATGGAGCAGTATACATATAAAAGCAACTCTTTATGTACTAGTAACTATTGTTATTCTATttgatttattatgttttctgtaCTCATTAAGGAACTGCCAAGTCAAATTCCAAGTAAGTGTACACTTACTTGGCCAATAAAATTCAATCCTATTTCTGAATGGCATTCTTTGTCTAGATATATTTTCCTGCTAGTCGTAGACTATGCTATATTGTAGGGTTGGACAGGAGAGAATCCCTTAATGAAGAGAAATGCCTTGGAGACATTTGGCAAAAGTGGAATTTCTCTATGGAGTTGCATGTATAGATTTTGCACCAAAAGAATTGTTCTTGAGGACCAAACAATATAACAACACCAAGCTTACAATTTTAGCATATTCATGGGCCCTTTACACTGTATCACAAAGTATTATTACCAAGAAATAAtagctatatattatatatgtgcgTATATATGTGGGACTTTCAGGTACAGAGGATTCTTAAGACGTGTATAAAAATCCATTACTTATTCCATCATAAAAAGATGAAATGCACAAAAACCATGGGGTGCAGTGAGAAAAACTTTGGATTATATGCAATACGCATTTCATTTGAGGAGAGTGAAATGAAACGCGCTGGGTAGTGAGAAAAACTTTGGAATTATATGTATACTTCGGTTATTGTGCGTATTATTTTTTGACGATGGAATGGAATAAAAGattatgcattttaaatacaaacgtctttaatatatacttttttttgtacctaaaaagtctgcctttttaaaaaaaaaaaaatgtttttttttattcttggtagCTGCTATTTGTTTACTTGCAGTAAAACTAGTGCAGTTCTTTGCATTGAGAGGTGGATTTAATCCTGCTCTGGCTGCACCTATTCGGTCCATTTTCAGTACCATGGATACtctgatattaaaaaatatttggatcaGGTGGGTTGAGTACCCTGTCCATCCATCTCCAATCTTCACGGACAACCTCATTGGCCACTATTGAGGTTCAGTTACATTTATAAGTTCCCAGGAAAAGGGTCTTACCAGTAAACAACGCTGCATAATGACAAATCCTTTACTGACAACGATCCCTTCTGGGCCCAGTCTTATGGCTGGTCAGCATTCCATGAGACACGGCTCCTCAGGTTCAAGTGCTATAGTAGGAGGAAAAGAATGGACTTTATCAAGTTGTCTAATACATCTCGTTGCTCAGTGAATCAGCTCTTTGTACAGATCAGATTGaagtgatttttttctactttactaTAAATAACTGCAAGCCGCCCACTGAACATTCAGCCGTGTGCAGTATTGATTAGCAGACTGGCAGAGCAGGTAGCAATGCTGATCTTTATAACCCGGGAATAAGCAGCCTGCTGCCATACAGATGTTGGAAAAGTAAGTCTCGGCATGCTTCCTCCACTCCAATCATCAACTACATTGTCCTAATATAATggcaatataaaattattatacgACTTGCTGTAAGAGGCTTAATGTGCAACTCCTGATAATCAGCTGTGGAATTTTTCTGTCGGTCAAGCTTCCC from Pyxicephalus adspersus chromosome 4, UCB_Pads_2.0, whole genome shotgun sequence carries:
- the MARK1 gene encoding serine/threonine-protein kinase MARK1 isoform X3, encoding MSARTPLPTVNERDTENHTSLDGYPEPLVPPTKSSSRQSLPRCRNSIASTTDEQPHIGNYRLLKTIGKGNFAKVKLARHVLTGREVAVKIIDKTQLNPTSLQKLFREVRIMKILNHPNIVKLFEVIETEKTLYLIMEYASGDCVCCAVLSSEVYCASRFKGGKPPT